One segment of Lachancea thermotolerans CBS 6340 chromosome E complete sequence DNA contains the following:
- the DCR2 gene encoding phosphoprotein phosphatase (similar to uniprot|Q05924 Saccharomyces cerevisiae YLR361C DCR2 Protein involved in cell cycle regulation), with amino-acid sequence MRGVPKRYVRFFSYFALVVLSAVFIFTWFQTHHNALAKGFPLQPGELKRPIEFAGNNKEAVNILKAWYPDERFIVGMGMYTCVHLTKYLELCPRHVGGHTLATKALRTVIKKDINHSKGFKIVGFSNYLTYDSVTAAQLTELLSDTDARAAAVTAVAPSAEHLVPDSSRLPLEYTVITEKSLTESDFVTEISVLFGEDCVDPRPAWRLSKEWRLEHSKVPCYLTLRTRDSDPHGKKFPTLSASLENPFKIVQLADLHYSVGEGRCRDEFPKHENCIADPKTLAFVEKVLDTEKPQLVVFTGDQIMGSECVQDSVTALLKVVDPIIKRQIPYAMVWGNHDDEGSLDRWEISKLVQSLPLSLFKIGDHDTNDNSFGVGNYVHYIYGEDGNPLSALYFLDAHKYSPNAKAYPGYDWIKEEQWNFFDGYKDAFVDQKASLSMAFFHIPLPEYLNVDSSSSPGTQNPLIGNFKEGVTAPKYNSKGIATLRELGVKVTSVGHDHCNDYCLLEDSQSPAINERIWLCFGGAAGEGGYGGYGGTERRIRVYQLDFSKRSIVTWKVLNSSPEAPFDHQTLVSAGVPLIA; translated from the coding sequence ATGAGGGGAGTACCGAAAAGGTACGTTCGGTTCTTCAGCTACTTTGCTCTCGTAGTTCTATCAGCAGTTTTTATCTTTACATGGTTTCAAACGCACCACAACGCCTTAGCGAAGGGATTTCCACTCCAACCTGGAGAGTTGAAACGGCCTATCGAGTTCGCTGGCAACAATAAAGAAGCTGTCAATATACTGAAGGCATGGTATCCTGATGAGAGGTTTATTGTAGGTATGGGAATGTACACCTGCGTGCATCTAACCAAATATCTCGAATTGTGTCCCCGTCATGTGGGCGGACACACGCTAGCAACCAAGGCACTAAGAACTGTAATTAAGAAAGATATTAACCActccaaaggtttcaaaatcgttGGCTTTTCAAACTACTTGACTTATGATTCTGTCACAGCGGCCCAGTTAACAGAGCTACTTTCTGACACTGACGCGCGTGCAGCTGCAGTTACTGCTGTTGCTCCGAGTGCCGAGCATCTGGTTCCTGATTCATCTCGGCTTCCACTGGAATATACAGTTATCACTGAAAAGTCGCTCACCGAATCAGACTTTGTCACTGAGATCAGCGTATTATTTGGAGAAGACTGCGTGGACCCCAGACCTGCATGGCGTTTGTCAAAAGAATGGCGCCTAGAACACAGCAAGGTACCCTGTTATCTCACTTTGAGGACGCGCGATTCTGATCCACATGGCAAGAAGTTCCCTACGCTATCTGCGAGCCTCGAGAAccctttcaaaattgtGCAGCTCGCGGACCTTCATTATAGTGTCGGCGAAGGTCGTTGCAGAGATGAATTTCCTAAGCATGAAAACTGCATCGCTGACCCGAAAACATTGGCTTTTGTGGAAAAAGTCTTAGATACAGAAAAGCCCCAGCTGGTTGTATTTACTGGCGACCAAATAATGGGGAGTGAGTGCGTGCAGGATTCTGTAACAGCCCTTCTCAAGGTCGTGGATCCGATTATCAAGCGCCAGATTCCATATGCAATGGTGTGGGGAAACCATGACGATGAAGGCAGCCTCGACAGATGGGAAATTTCGAAGCTTGTTCAATCACTTCCACTTTCATTGTTCAAGATTGGTGACCATGACACAAATGATAACAGTTTTGGAGTCGGAAATTATGTGCACTACATTTATGGTGAAGATGGGAACCCATTATCTGCTCTCTACTTCCTGGATGCGCATAAGTACTCACCAAACGCAAAAGCCTACCCTGGGTACGACTGGATCAAAGAGGAGCAATGGAACTTTTTCGATGGGTACAAGGATGCTTTTGTTGACCAGAAAGCGTCTTTGTCGATGGCTTTTTTCCACATTCCATTACCAGAATACCTGAATGTTGATTCAAGTAGCTCTCCCGGTACGCAAAACCCGCTAATAggcaatttcaaagaaggcGTCACAGCTCCCAAGTACAACTCTAAGGGAATTGCTACACTCCGCGAATTGGGGGTCAAGGTGACTAGTGTTGGACATGACCATTGTAATGATTACTGCCTGCTTGAAGATTCTCAGTCGCCGGCGATAAATGAGAGGATATGGCTGTGCTTTGGTGGTGCTGCAGGGGAGGGCGGTTATGGAGGCTATGGCGGGACAGAGCGCCGTATAAGGGTCTATCAGCTTGacttttccaaaagaagcatAGTGACATGGAAAGTCCTGAATAGTTCGCCAGAGGCACCCTTCGATCATCAAACTTTGGTCAGCGCAGGCGTGCCTCTAATAGCCTAG
- a CDS encoding uncharacterized protein (weakly similar to uniprot|Q03780 Saccharomyces cerevisiae YDR239C Hypothetical ORF) yields MSEHKARRNSFFFFSSSSKNEPKRGIQVGSLKPLDKYPLKHSQPKPHSETETIIQKPLVSSGTRSDKKGETDRQPSIPSSGYRPARSSKMPLDAENQLSNMRRPPPPPVDLKNTEPQSNKGTNTAEGKAAKTLRSEEPYNEDDISYQGHKRNKSELDQLMDELDHFEAQRRRNMEDDNSFEADAINHDIQTRNYAASDLDTDLESPIIDVKSLKLTDSRPHSIRSTRSDHSLMQPNETNKPHLESSGDDQFSFADSQAESVREVDYVPFVNDESEEQMYPSFGYSQDSQSSDAARSQRVRDYYRKLSEKKTQSSFDDDHSIGEKPRQLRVVNDHKPNFLMHDESSNTEEESICYSAEEISPLPLKDASTAPAAVPASTAFSDPAIGTFEAKLSPNESRPASTPRSNSGDDINLGSAESASSTPTRTHNDNSAAFNSGTPTRTGTEKSVRLVSSYVEELRLKYFPTSNTLQPPPDLPFSLKTKNNLEQPQNIKVRIRTSSRQIGIKHGKAKQKLLSLETAKEEDSSVHGGLLADDDQQISTKVDHTREFRNLLGKNNGEPNQQGHVGASSESDDEELYLQNIPGDEAYDSDDVMAPLREKRGHSGITFDEDAQATGLNSGNNGRVGRSDTVTSYFTRKTNRRRTGTLDMDYNYIPPIKNPSETEGALSRQYAEHNSDDGSSDDALSVQTSNSAYYKHVYNGGLHITNKDPELD; encoded by the coding sequence ATGAGTGAACACAAGGCCCGAAGAAAttcattcttcttcttctcaagtAGCAGCAAGAATGAACCCAAGCGAGGAATACAAGTTGGTTCTCTGAAACCCTTGGACAAATATCCCCTCAAGCATTCGCAACCAAAACCGCATTCTGAAACTGAGACGATCATTCAGAAACCTCTTGTGAGTTCAGGCACGCGGAGTGACAAGAAAGGGGAGACTGATAGACAACCTTCCATACCTTCAAGTGGTTACCGGCCTGCCAGATCTTCGAAAATGCCCTTAGATGCCGAGAATCAGCTCTCGAACATGAGAAGACCGCCTCCGCCTCCTGTGGATCTCAAGAACACCGAACCACAATCTAATAAAGGCACTAACACCGCAGAGGGCAAAGCTGCAAAAACCTTAAGATCAGAAGAACCGTATAATGAAGACGATATAAGCTATCAAGGTCACAAAAGGAACAAGTCGGAACTGGACCAATTGATGGATGAGCTTGATCATTTCGAGGCACAAAGGCGTCGCAACATGGAGGACGACAACTCctttgaagcagatgcTATAAACCACGATATCCAAACACGTAACTACGCAGCCAGTGACTTAGATACTGATCTTGAGAGCCCTATAATTGATGTTAAATCCTTAAAACTTACCGACTCTCGGCCACATAGCATAAGATCCACAAGGTCAGACCATTCACTTATGCAACCTAATGAAACCAATAAACCTCATCTTGAGTCTTCTGGTGACGACCAGTTTTCATTTGCAGACTCACAAGCAGAGTCAGTGAGAGAAGTTGATTATGTCCCATTTGTTAACGACGAAAGTGAAGAGCAAATGTACCCTTCTTTTGGTTATTCGCAAGACAGCCAGTCATCAGATGCAGCCAGGTCCCAGCGGGTACGAGATTACTATCGTAAGCTGAGtgaaaagaaaacgcaATCGTCGTTTGACGACGACCACTCCATAGGTGAAAAACCAAGGCAATTGAGGGTCGTCAATGACCACAAGCCCAACTTTCTTATGCACGATGAGAGCAGTAatactgaagaagagagtaTTTGCTATAGCGCAGAGGAAATTTCACCACTGCCTCTAAAGGATGCTTCCACAGCGCCCGCTGCGGTGCCCGCATCAACTGCTTTTTCGGATCCAGCGATTGGAACCTTTGAAGCCAAGCTCAGTCCGAATGAAAGCCGACCCGCTTCGACACCTAGATCAAATTCAGGGGACGACATAAATCTTGGTTCCGCAGAGAGTGCGAGTTCTACTCCCACTCGTACTCATAACGACAATTCAGCTGCTTTTAACTCTGGAACGCCAACTCGTACAGGCACCGAGAAATCGGTGAGGCTAGTGTCTAGCTATGTCGAGGAATTGCGTCTCAAATACTTCCCAACCTCTAACACACTCCAGCCACCTCCAGATTTACCATTCTCCCTTAAGACCAAAAACAATCTAGAGCAGCCTCAAAATATTAAAGTGAGAATAAGAACTAGCTCCAGGCAGATTGGTATTAAGCATGGAAAAGCAAAGCAGAAGTTATTATCTCTTGAAACTGCTAAGGAGGAGGATAGTTCTGTCCATGGCGGTCTGCTCGCAGATGATGATCAACAAATTTCTACAAAAGTGGACCACACTCGGGAGTTTCGGAACTTACTCGGAAAGAACAATGGCGAGCCAAATCAGCAAGGCCATGTTGGCGCCAGCTCCGAAAGCGACGACGAGGAATTATATCTACAAAACATTCCTGGTGATGAGGCTTACGACAGCGATGATGTAATGGCCCCGCTGCGCGAAAAGCGAGGTCATTCTGGCATTACGTTTGACGAGGATGCGCAAGCGACCGGGCTGAACAGTGGCAATAATGGGCGTGTCGGTCGAAGCGATACTGTAACTAGCTACTTCACAAGGAAGACTAACCGGCGAAGAACAGGGACACTTGATATGGACTATAATTATATTCCTCCCATCAAAAACCCTTCAGAAACTGAGGGGGCCCTTTCGCGACAATACGCTGAACACAATTCTGATGACGGCTCCTCCGATGATGCGCTCTCCGTTCAAACCAGCAACTCAGCATATTACAAGCACGTTTACAACGGAGGTCTGCACATAACCAATAAAGATCCAGAACTTGATTGA
- the SNU56 gene encoding Snu56p (weakly similar to uniprot|Q03782 Saccharomyces cerevisiae YDR240C SNU56 U1 snRNP protein serine-rich has no counterpart in mammalian U1 snRNP), protein MGVKKRPFSGGQGSRSNTKKPDVHESSSLLSIAEAVSQRNTNVTKVIKKSQIFVSLTALEAKQLSRCKLEELANNQSLQLIEKEGNVSYLDFSNFSSLQLALVLCSIFGIKSKQWLGKSTSDSRSIPRNIPLRGSFYIHKTCKVPRDHPESLKCGISVSRVVDITNFVEVSIDIYGATSFIEGLTRFASFLKFQKSENWVKSEFYEGLRNKWLVSEMSIAAVPFLERGLLVNNNEIAKTNSALIEKTRKSLEGFAQDLIKNNNETPMEKRDESEAQGLTSTSISERKSSSNTSRYSVSTHDSATRSTKAGSGRTLDPQSRSLNSNFLTQEQITDYCKATIQASIEAVKSKSPYQIIKTYIKCPRVYYVDLLYEHLNRLRSETNCNIVVLNLNNVHESTSWFGSLKVSKFTSVSSIPHPSTVRVVSIGGIGEHNVKSLQLLLKLFEENPAA, encoded by the coding sequence ATGGGCGTCAAAAAGAGACCTTTCTCTGGTGGGCAGGGGTCCAGAAGTAATACTAAGAAGCCTGATGTTCATGaaagctcttctcttttaAGCATTGCGGAGGCGGTAAGTCAAAGGAATACTAATGTAACTAAGGTCATTAAGAAAAGTCAAATCTTTGTTTCGCTCACTGCACTAGAAGCAAAGCAGCTTAGTCGCTGCaagcttgaggagctggCTAACAACCAGAGCTTGCAATTAATTGAAAAGGAAGGTAACGTATCGTATCTtgacttttcaaatttcagCTCCCTACAGTTGGCGCTAGTGCTCTGCTCAATCTTTGGAATCAAAAGCAAACAATGGCTAGGGAAATCGACTAGCGACAGCAGATCTATACCGCGAAATATTCCTCTAAGGGGAAGCTTTTATATCCACAAGACATGTAAGGTGCCAAGAGATCATCCAGAGTCCTTAAAATGTGGGATCTCAGTATCAAGGGTTGTTGATATCACGAACTTCGTGGAGGTTTCGATAGACATTTATGGCGCAACTTCATTTATCGAGGGGCTAACACGATttgcaagctttttgaagtttcagaAGTCGGAAAACTGGGTGAAATCGGAATTCTATGAGGGCCTGCGAAATAAGTGGCTGGTCTCAGAAATGTCAATAGCCGCTGTGCCTTTCCTGGAGAGAGGGCTGTTAGTGAATAACAACGAGATTGCTAAAACAAATTCCGCTCTGATCGAGAAAACACGAAAGTCCCTCGAAGGGTTCGCACAAGACTTGATTAAAAATAACAATGAAACCCCGATGGAAAAGAGGGACGAATCCGAAGCTCAGGGTCTGACTAGTACATCAATCTCTGAGCGGAAATCAAGTTCAAACACATCCCGCTACAGCGTCTCTACTCATGACAGCGCTACGAGAAGTACTAAAGCTGGTAGTGGAAGAACGCTCGACCCTCAGTCTCGAAGTCTCAACTCCAACTTCTTAactcaagaacaaattaCTGACTACTGTAAAGCCACGATTCAGGCCTCCATTGAAGCAGTGAAATCTAAGTCACCATATCAGATCATCAAAACCTACATCAAGTGCCCTCGCGTATATTACGTTGACTTACTATATGAGCATTTGAACAGGCTGCGATCTGAAACCAATTGCAACATCGTGGTTCTCAACCTGAACAACGTCCATGAATCAACGTCTTGGTTCGGCTCTTTGAAGGTTTCGAAATTCACCTCAGTTTCGTCAATACCGCATCCAAGTACTGTGAGGGTGGTCAGTATTGGAGGCATTGGTGAACATAAtgtcaaaagcttgcagCTTCTACTGAAActatttgaagaaaacccaGCAGCGTAA
- the SEC26 gene encoding coatomer subunit beta (highly similar to uniprot|P41810 Saccharomyces cerevisiae YDR238C SEC26 Involved in endoplasmic-to-Golgi protein trafficking encodes a subunit of yeast coatomer) codes for MSATLNQSAYTLVYDPSPSFVGYTNQELQRSLEKGSDEEKISTMKRILVMMLDGNPLPEMLMHVIRFVMPSKNKQLKKLLYFYWEIVPKLDSEGKLKQEMILVCNAIQHDLQHPNEYIRGNTLRFLTKLREADLLEQMVPAVRSCLEYRHAYIRKYAILAVYSIYKVSEHLIPDACEIMDSFLVAETDPVCKRNAFLGLADLDREAALNYLQENIASIESLDSLLQDAFIEFIRKDAIQTPTLKPQYVDLLQDLLAATTSHEVIFEASLALSVLTNDPRELSEVATKLIDLAVKESDNNVKLIVLERIQDVHKRVPGFLEELTLDILRVLSAQDLDVRSKALDIALELVSSRNVDDVVKLLKKELQITIANAHNDEKAIEYRQLLIKNIHKVAIRFVEVSADVVSLFLEFIGELSSSAASDVIAFIKQVIEKYPQLRKEILQHLIGALPYVSSAKAYRGALWILGEYSLDAEDIQSTWKHIRSSVGELPIVQSELRQMEGESSDELPSSEQQSAPSGPVVLPDGTYATESAFAADAGKSLTKEERDSRPPLRRFILNGDFYTTSVLATTIVKCALRFERTSKDEAILNALKAEAMLILVSILRAGQSSLVEKKIDEDSSERIMIALSILMDGTHIQESPEGKRLLELAYLEATKSSFESKVASAERKSAKESASALARTAEPIDKAISFRQFASVDIQNTPVDTINEDLERAISGDSSASQGLASVTSKLKKIVPLTGFSDPVYAEAYITNHQFDVVLDVLLVNQTTETLRNLHVQFATLGDLKIIDSPPSTNVIAHGFHKLTVTVKVSSADTGVIFGNIIYDGGHGEDARYVIMNDIHVDIMDYIKPAKTDDATFRKMWNAFEWENKITVKSKLPTLHAYLDELIKGMRMGILTPEEALGEEGCRFLSCNLYSKSTFGEDALANLCIEKDPTSHEITGHVRIRSKGQGLALSLGDRVALVARQMNKIKLDRV; via the coding sequence ATGAGCGCTACTCTTAATCAGTCAGCATACACGCTGGTTTATGATCCGAGCCCCAGCTTTGTTGGTTACACCAATCAAGAGCTGCAAAGATCTTTGGAAAAGGGGTCAGACGAGGAAAAGATCAGCACGATGAAACGGATCCTTGTTATGATGTTGGATGGAAACCCCTTGCCAGAAATGCTTATGCACGTAATCAGGTTTGTGATGCcatccaaaaacaagcaattgaagaaacttCTATATTTTTATTGGGAAATTGTCCCTAAGCTTGATAGTGAAGGCAAACTAAAGCAGGAGATGATCTTGGTGTGTAATGCGATCCAACATGACTTGCAACACCCTAATGAGTACATCCGCGGTAACACACTGAGGTTTTTAACAAAATTGCGCGAGGCCGATCTTTTGGAACAAATGGTACCTGCAGTGCGCAGTTGCTTGGAGTACCGCCACGCGTACATCCGCAAATATGCTATTCTGGCTGTGTACTCAATTTACAAAGTCAGTGAGCATTTGATCCCAGATGCTTGCGAAATTATGGACTCGTTTTTAGTGGCTGAAACTGATCCCGTTTGTAAAAGAAATGCATTCTTAGGGCTGGCCGATCTTGATCGCGAGGCTGCCCTTAACTACTTACAGGAAAACATTGCGTCTATTGAAAGTCTTGATTCCCTTTTGCAAGACGCATTCATTGAATTTATCAGAAAAGACGCAATCCAAACACCTACCCTGAAGCCTCAGTACGTGGATCTATTGCAAGATCTATTGGCAGCTACAACTTCACATGAGGTTATTTTTGAGGCTTCCCTAGCGTTGAGCGTTCTGACCAATGATCCTCGTGAGCTTTCTGAGGTTGCCACTAAGCTTATAGACTTAGCAGTCAAGGAATCAGACAATAATGTCAAACTCAtcgttcttgaaagaatcCAAGACGTTCACAAAAGAGTACCTGGGTTTCTAGAGGAACTCACACTAGATATTTTGCGTGTTTTGAGTGCTCAGGACTTGGATGTTCGCTCTAAAGCTCTTGATATTGCCCTCGAActtgtttcttcaaggaACGTGGATGATgttgtcaagcttttgaagaaagagcttcagatTACTATTGCGAATGCCCATAATGATGAAAAGGCTATAGAGTACAGACAGCTACtaatcaaaaacattcACAAAGTTGCTATTAGATTTGTTGAGGTTTCTGCTGACGTTGTTTCGTTGTTCTTGGAATTCATTGGTGAACTCAGCTCTAGCGCTGCAAGCGATGTGATAGCGTTCATCAAGCAAGTCATCGAAAAGTACCCTCAACTTAGAAAAGAAATCTTGCAGCACCTTATTGGGGCCCTTCCTTATGTTTCGTCAGCTAAAGCATACCGCGGGGCTTTGTGGATCTTGGGTGAGTACTCCTTGGATGCCGAAGACATCCAAAGCACCTGGAAACATATCCGCAGCAGCGTTGGTGAGCTGCCAATAGTTCAGTCCGAACTTAGACAGATGGAAGGCGAGAGTTCTGATGAACTGCCTTCGTCAGAACAGCAGTCTGCGCCTTCTGGCCCCGTTGTCCTACCAGATGGGACGTATGCTACTGAGTCAGCCTTCGCCGCAGATGCGGGCAAGTCTTTGACGAAGGAAGAAAGGGACTCGAGGCCACCTTTGCGCCGCTTTATTCTCAACGGAGATTTCTACACCACATCGGTTCTTGCAACTACAATTGTCAAATGTGCTCTAAGATTCGAGCGGACCTCGAAGGATGAGGCTATTCtcaatgctttgaaagcggAAGCCATGTTAATTCTTGTTAGCATTCTAAGGGCTGGCCAGAGTTCTTTGGTCGAGAAAAAGATTGACGAGGACTCCTCTGAGAGAATTATGATTGCATTGTCAATTTTGATGGATGGCACACACATCCAAGAGTCCCCAGAGGGTAAGAGACTCTTGGAACTGGCGTACTTGGAAGCCACTAAGAGTTCATTTGAGTCAAAAGTTGCGAGTGCGGAACGTAAATCCGCGAAGGAATCTGCGTCTGCTTTGGCTCGCACTGCTGAGCCCATCGACAAGGCCATTTCGTTCAGACAGTTTGCTTCAGTCGATATTCAAAACACTCCAGTCGACACAATCAATGAGGACTTAGAAAGAGCTATATCAGGAGACTCTTCGGCTAGCCAGGGTTTGGCATCTGTGACATCtaagttgaagaagatcgTACCACTTACAGGCTTCTCAGATCCAGTCTACGCTGAGGCCTACATCACAAACCACCAATTCGATGTCGTATTGGATGTGTTGCTAGTTAATCAAACAACGGAAACATTGAGGAACCTTCACGTCCAATTTGCGACCTTAGGGGACTTGAAGATTATTGACAGCCCGCCAAGCACTAATGTTATTGCTCACGGGTTTCACAAATTGACTGTCACAGTGAAGGTTTCGTCTGCCGACACCGGTGTCATATTCGGTAACATCATTTATGATGGCGGTCACGGTGAGGATGCTCGCTATGTGATCATGAACGACATTCACGTGGATATAATGGATTACATTAAGCCAGCTAAGACCGACGATGCCACGTTCCGTAAAATGTGGAACGCTTTTGAATgggaaaacaaaataacGGTCAAGTCGAAGCTCCCCACACTACATGCATATTTGgatgagctcatcaaggGAATGCGTATGGGTATTTTAACTCCCGAAGAAGCCCTGGGCGAGGAAGGATGTAGATTTTTGAGTTGCAACCTTTACTCGAAATCGACGTTCGGTGAGGATGCATTGGCCAACCTCTGTATCGAAAAAGATCCTACTTCTCACGAAATTACTGGACATGTCCGCATTCGTTCGAAGGGTCAAGGCCTAGCTCTATCCTTGGGTGACAGAGTCGCTTTAGTAGCAAGACAAATGAATAAGATAAAATTGGATCGCGTTTAA
- the MRPL7 gene encoding mitochondrial 54S ribosomal protein uL5m (highly similar to uniprot|P36519 Saccharomyces cerevisiae YDR237W MRPL7 Mitochondrial ribosomal protein of the large subunit), which yields MRFIRGFSTTRSTCKSACSLVKPVHHLVKIDKSKLSPRFEELKYAKNDIRSPGFKPVATHQDRVVDHYHNTLQPDLLLINYSHKAQVERGAKKREWDNSSPYHLNRQLRKPKGSAAQLPDIHPIKWHNIPSLESVVINCYAKESKENQLLPITAALQLQQITGCKPQPVYARTDVPSWKVRRGTRMGAKVELKGRPMSQFLSTLTEIVLPRIREYKGISNRSGNRFGGLSFGLTSEDVRFFPEIESNQDLWPKTFGLHVNINTTAQNDVQARTLVSGFAFPFHGPERTK from the coding sequence ATGCGGTTTATTCGTGGGTTTTCGACAACACGCAGCACCTGCAAATCAGCATGTTCACTGGTAAAACCAGTGCATCATCTTGTCAAAATTGATAAGAGCAAACTCTCACcaagatttgaagagcttaaGTATGCTAAGAATGATATCAGATCGCCAGGATTCAAACCTGTCGCTACGCACCAAGACCGTGTTGTTGACCATTACCACAACACTCTGCAACCCGACTTACTTCTTATAAACTACTCTCACAAGGCACAAGTTGAAAGGGGCGCCAAAAAGAGAGAATGGGACAATTCAAGCCCTTACCACTTGAATAGGCAGCTCAGGAAGCCAAAAGGGTCCGCTGCTCAGCTTCCCGACATTCATCCAATAAAATGGCATAACATACCTTCATTGGAATCTGTTGTCATAAACTGTTACGCTAAGGAGTCTAAGGAGAACCAGCTGTTGCCTATCACTGCAGCACTCCAATTGCAACAGATCACTGGTTGTAAACCGCAACCTGTGTACGCGAGGACAGATGTTCCTTCATGGAAAGTTAGGAGAGGAACGCGCATGGGAGCCAAGGTTGAGTTAAAGGGTCGCCCAATGTCAcagtttttgagcactttGACTGAAATTGTTCTTCCCAGGATAAGAGAGTACAAAGGAATCAGCAACAGATCAGGAAACAGATTTGGGGGTCTCTCATTCGGATTGACATCCGAAGATGTTAGGTTCTTCCCAGAAATAGAGTCCAATCAGGACTTGTGGCCCAAAACTTTTGGTTTGCACGTTAATATCAACACGACTGCGCAGAATGATGTCCAGGCCAGAACGCTGGTAAGTGGATTTGCGTTCCCTTTTCATGGCCCTGAAAGGACCAAGTAA
- the NHP2 gene encoding snoRNA-binding protein NHP2 (similar to uniprot|P32495 Saccharomyces cerevisiae YDL208W NHP2 Nuclear protein related to mammalian high mobility group (HMG) proteins essential for function of H/ACA-type snoRNPs which are involved in 18S rRNA processing) — MAKDKSATSEDNYEARLPAVLTFAKPLASKKLNKKVLKTVKKASKAKNVKRGVKEVVKALRKGDKGLVVIAGDISPPDVISHLPVLCEDQSVPYIFVPSKQDLGSAGATKRPTSVVFVVPGSSKKKDGKAKEEEYKEAFDDVVKEVKSL; from the coding sequence atggCTAAAGATAAATCGGCTACATCCGAGGATAATTACGAGGCTAGACTGCCTGCGGTTTTGACTTTCGCAAAGCCATTGGCTTCTAAAAAGCTTAACAAGAAGGTGTTGAAGACTGTAAAGAAGGCCTCGAAGGCCAAGAACGTGAAGAGAGGTGTTAAAGAGGTTGTCAAGGCACTAAGGAAAGGTGACAAGGGCCTCGTTGTAATTGCTGGCGACATCTCTCCCCCAGATGTTATCTCGCACTTGCCTGTGCTGTGCGAAGACCAATCCGTTCCTTACATCTTTGTGCCCTCAAAGCAGGACCTTGGCTCGGCTGGTGCTACCAAGAGACCCACATCCGTCGTTTTTGTTGTCCCTGGCAGCAGTAAGAAGAAGGACGGTAAAGCTAAAGAGGAAGAATACAAGGAGGCTTTTGATGACGTGGTCAAGGAAGTCAAGTCTTTGTAG